Proteins encoded by one window of Modestobacter marinus:
- a CDS encoding ABC transporter permease: MWDYLVDRRGLIAFQAFQHVSLVVQCVLLATVIAIGLAVLAYRSPRLTGLANGLSAIGLTIPSFALLGILLAPFGFGITPAVIAVTFYAALPILRNAVVGLAGVDRSLVESARGIGMSRLSTLVRIELPLAWPVILAGIRVSTQMVMGIAAIAAYVLGPGLGSFIFSGLSRLGGANALNATLVGTIAIVLLALVLDVVLVLVGRLTTSRGIRV, translated from the coding sequence ATGTGGGACTACCTGGTCGATCGGCGCGGACTGATCGCCTTCCAGGCCTTCCAGCACGTCAGCCTGGTCGTGCAGTGCGTGCTGCTGGCCACCGTGATCGCCATCGGACTGGCGGTGCTGGCCTACCGCAGCCCGCGGCTCACCGGGCTGGCCAACGGCCTCTCGGCCATCGGGCTGACCATCCCGTCGTTCGCGCTGCTGGGCATCCTGCTCGCGCCCTTCGGGTTCGGGATCACCCCGGCCGTGATCGCGGTGACCTTCTACGCCGCCCTGCCGATCCTGCGCAACGCCGTCGTCGGCCTGGCCGGCGTCGACCGGTCGCTGGTGGAGTCGGCGCGCGGCATCGGGATGAGCCGGCTGAGCACGCTGGTGCGGATCGAGCTCCCGCTCGCCTGGCCGGTGATCCTGGCCGGCATCCGGGTCTCCACCCAGATGGTCATGGGCATCGCCGCGATCGCCGCCTACGTGCTCGGCCCCGGCCTGGGCAGCTTCATCTTCTCCGGACTCTCCCGGCTGGGCGGTGCGAACGCGCTGAACGCCACGCTCGTCGGGACCATCGCGATCGTCCTGCTGGCCCTCGTCCTGGACGTGGTGCTCGTGCTGGTCGGTCGCCTGACCACCTCGAGGGGCATCCGTGTCTGA
- a CDS encoding STAS domain-containing protein, with protein MTDTAEVSRSGGGPIKTVRSAAGEAPFQVRLADGPEPGQLVASVSGELDAASNPLLQQTLLAALREAERLLTIDLSGVTFFGSAGVTALVWVSQHPEADGKHVGVIATSRIVTGPLELTGLLQRLDVHGMPGVAAGPDGGEERARR; from the coding sequence GTGACGGACACGGCGGAGGTGTCCCGGTCTGGAGGAGGACCCATCAAGACGGTCAGGTCGGCAGCCGGCGAGGCGCCGTTCCAGGTGCGGCTCGCCGACGGCCCGGAACCGGGGCAGCTCGTCGCCTCCGTGTCCGGTGAGCTGGACGCGGCCAGCAACCCGCTCCTGCAGCAGACCCTGCTCGCGGCGCTGCGCGAGGCGGAGCGCCTGCTCACCATCGACCTGTCCGGGGTGACCTTCTTCGGGTCCGCCGGGGTCACGGCGCTGGTGTGGGTCAGCCAGCACCCGGAGGCCGACGGCAAGCACGTCGGCGTCATCGCGACCAGCCGCATCGTCACCGGGCCGCTGGAGCTGACCGGGCTGCTCCAGCGGCTGGACGTCCACGGCATGCCCGGCGTCGCCGCCGGCCCCGACGGGGGCGAGGAGCGGGCGCGGCGCTGA